The stretch of DNA AAAGCTTTGAAAGAATGGCTTGCCCTAGCTAGATTTTACTCTCAGAGGCAATATTTCAATGTAAATGTCATGTTTGAAGAGATAAACAAAGCTTAAGGATTACATGTATCGATAAGGCCGGCATTTAGTGAAAACAAGTTTATTCTAGTGTACGAGTCGGAAAACAATTCAGCATGGTCTCAAACGGGGGTCTTGAAAGCATAAAGGTGATTCCCTTGCTCTTGGTCAGCATATAGCGACTAGTAAATTTAGTATCACGTATGGGCTTAGAATAACCTTGCACTCGAGTGAGACTCGAGATTTATATTGGTTCAGACAATGGAGAGAGGGCagatgaggagagagagagagagagagtttagAGACTAGTATCTCAAGGGAGACAAAAATACTAAGGGGGAGTAGGGTttttatatatagagagagtctTCCATGCTGTGGTCTTGCATAGAATAGTGCCGCTATAGTGCTGAGTACGTAAAATAGTGTAATTATAATGTGCAAAATCTGTGGTGCCAAGAGAGAAACGATCGATGCCTATTTGCCGAGAGAAAACATGCGAGCGGTACTGGAGTTTGTTGGACGATTGGGGAACAACTCCTGTGTTTTAATCCTCAAGGTCTAGTAAGCTTGCTACTTAAGCTTGACACAAATTAGGGAGTGCAATTGCTTTTACTAGTCTGCAGAACATCGCAGATATTTAACAATATCATGGATGAAGTTCGATATACAGGGTCCGGTTTCTTTTTCTAAATACTGGAGAAAACTATGCAACATCCGACAACAACAGAGTCCCTTTGGTGCCAAACGTAAGCTTCCGGTGTTGAAATTCTATGGTTGCAAGGAATCCTGCGCGCGCCTTCATCTGGAGGCCACCTAAACCGAGCTGGCTAAAAGTTAATGTTGATGGGGCATTCAAGTGCAGGTCAGGTTAATTAGGGGATTCTTGGTGCTAAATTAACCATATTTGCTTCGATGCCAGGGAAATCTCATGCGGGCCGTCTTGTTCGTTTGACTGATAATGACCGATTTGTTGCAAGGGTTCAAATACAAATTTAATATTCTGATTATAATATGGACATTTAATACCCATAATTCATATTGGCAGAGTGGTTAAGCAAAGCATTCAACATTCATCACGAGCTTACACCAAATACTTCGACTGAATTGAATATACGTAAAAGGCTAAAGCTATCGTGCAAGGAATCGGAGAACAGACAAAGCAAAGCTTCATCGCACATGTGCAGCATGCATGTTAATGTATCAAGGCTGATTGTTTTTGTTGGGTCATCCTTGGCGTCACATGCTTTTTCATGTTCAGAAGATTGTTTTCATGTATTAATGGCATGCAAGCAATTTGGTGGAAGATGACGATAACTGTAAAAAATTGGAGATTGCGCTGCGCTTTGGAATATTTCTAATGCTGCATCTGCAGATAGATCGTATCATTGCTCATTGGCCCTCTCTGATAAATGTTCAGTAGTAGTGAGGTGGTTAATCGGGTTCGTCTGAACTGCTGGGGAAAGCAGTTCAATATATGTTTACCGTAATTTTAGATGTTGTTAATACCCTAATATGTAGGCAGCAGCCAGACACTATATTGCTAAAGTTGATTTTGTTTTTGCCAAACACAAAGAGTTGAAGGCACTTTGTATTGATCAAGTTCTAGTTACAGTAAACTCCCATTGCGTTCTAAGATCGATTATATTAATTGGTAAAAAGACAATTAACGAAAGAAGGAACACTTCTTAAGATTATACTCCAAATTATAAtatgttttgacttttctagataaCTATTTTTTTGAGATTACACAGTTACAACGCAGGCGCTCAACACGCACGCACACTCATCCCTATGAACACACGTACGCAAACTCTACCCCTATGAAGGGGGCGGCAAATCTTGAAGTAGCGCTAGAAAATCCTAGAATAAATCCAAAATAAAGTGTCGCACCCAGGATTTGAACCTTGGGTGGGAGTGCCCCAACCAATGGCCTTTGCCATTGCGCCGTGAACCCCTTGACTTCGAGATAACTATGTATCTAAACATATTGTATATCTAAGTGTATAGCAAAAGTTAAAAAAGCCTTGGTACCGAGGGAAAATATGCTAACTCTTGTTCCAAGCAAAAGGGTTTGCACTGGGCTAGTAAAATTTAATCTGTGGACGCATGATTACCTAACTTAGGATGAAACTAATCGAAACAGCACGCTTGAAAATAGACAAATGCAACTACAATATCATAAGAGCATAAGAGCTTTTTTAAATTTCACTCTCAACTATCATTTGAAGAGCTATTTGCATAAAAATTGTTTTCTATATATTCtcactctccaacagtttttttGTTTCTCATGTGTAGGCTAGAGAGAcattctcgtcttctatatttggctatCGACAAATCTGGAATAAAAGATGACTATATTTAGATGATCATTTAAAATAGCAATTAGAGAGTAGTTTTTCACCAAAATCTGTATTTCTTACATTTAGGATGGATATAGAGAGTCTCTAGGAAATGCTTTAAGGCTTAGCTTGTTTTAGATTCCTTTTATGAATGAAATAGATAGGGACGTAAGAAATAGACGGGACAAGCCTAGCACGCGCTAGTTGCAATGCCGAAGGGCCTACATACATGAGACCTGGAAAAGGACAGATGCACATTGACACTATCCGTGAAAGCGACCAAAGTAAGAGCACGTGGCATAGATGCATCGTTTGAGCTTATCGGCTAGTGTTTTTCTCGTAGCAAATCAGCATCACATAAAAACAATAAGCTGAGCTTAATTGATCGAGAAAAGAACACTATTTTGTGGCTGAAAAAGTGAAAAAAGTAATGGCTGATAAGGTAAAGCCAATAGAATAATAGCAATATCAAGCGGCAAGGGTGCATCACATGCAGGTAGTTACAAGTACCTGTATCCGGCAGATGTAGTAGTCGTCGCCGAAGAGCGCCCTGAGCCCGTCGACGGGCTTCCGCGCGGCGCTGCGGGGCGTGTAGGCGACGCTGAGCGCGACGAGCGTGCGCACCTTGTCGGGGCGGAACAGGCAGAGGCTCCAGGCGGTGAGCGCGCCCCAGTCGTGCGCGGCGACGAACACCTGCTTCTCGCCGAGGACGTCGTCGATGAGCGCCACCAGGTCCCCCACAACGTGCAGCGCGGTGTACTGCCCGGGGTCGGCCACTGCGGGCGCGTCGGAGTCGCCGTACCCGCGCAGGTCCGGCGCCACGGCGCGGTACCCGGCCGCCGCCAGCGCGCGCATCTGGTGGCGCCAGGTGTACCACAGCTCCGGGAAGccgtgcagcagcagcaccgtGGGCGCGCCCGATGGGCCGGCCTCCGCCAGGTGCAGGCGCACGCCGGTGCTTAGCTCCACGGTGCGGTGGGTGATGATGGCTGTCTGGTCGTCGTCGGCGCTGGGtgtagcggcggcggcggccatcgctGCCGGCTCTTGCTCTTGGTTAggcttgtcgtcgtcgtcgaagcag from Sorghum bicolor cultivar BTx623 chromosome 8, Sorghum_bicolor_NCBIv3, whole genome shotgun sequence encodes:
- the LOC8064068 gene encoding uncharacterized protein LOC8064068 gives rise to the protein MRCPLFMGTSSCLGGLICSCCCFDDDDKPNQEQEPAAMAAAAATPSADDDQTAIITHRTVELSTGVRLHLAEAGPSGAPTVLLLHGFPELWYTWRHQMRALAAAGYRAVAPDLRGYGDSDAPAVADPGQYTALHVVGDLVALIDDVLGEKQVFVAAHDWGALTAWSLCLFRPDKVRTLVALSVAYTPRSAARKPVDGLRALFGDDYYICRIQEAGEIEAEFARLGTELVLKKFFSYRYPGPLFFPKSGWGSLDDEVPLPSWVTEEDLKYYTNKFEKTGFTGGLNYYRALNKTWELTSPWTLAKINVPVKFIIGDLDLTYHSPGIQDFLHKGGFKKFVPLLDDDIVVMKDVGHFINEEKPNEVSEHIINFIKKFS